A stretch of the Bacillus anthracis str. Vollum genome encodes the following:
- a CDS encoding peptidase U32 family protein, whose amino-acid sequence MTVQEISRVIDGKRVIVKKPELLIPAGNLEKLKVAIHYGADAVYLGGQEFGLRSNAGNFTLEEMAEGVEFAKKYGAKIYVTTNIFAHNENMDGLEEYLKGIEKAGVTGIIVADPLIIETCKRVAPSVEVHLSTQQSLSNWKAAQYWKEEGLHRLVLAREASYEEMKEIKEKVDIEIEAFVHGAMCIAYSGRCTLSNHMTARDSNRGGCCQSCRWDYDLVQTVSQHKDAKELPLFQEEDAHFAMSPKDLNLILSIPKMIEIGIDSLKVEGRMKSIHYVATVATVYRKVIDAYCADPDNFEFKQEWLDELDKCANRDTAPAFFEGVPGHQEQMFGNHSKKTTYDFAGLVLDYNEETGIVTIEQRNHFKPGHEVEFFGPEIENFTQTVEKIWDEDGNELDAARHPLQIVKFKVDQPVYVNNMMRKSILQ is encoded by the coding sequence ATGACTGTACAAGAAATTTCACGAGTAATCGATGGCAAACGCGTTATTGTGAAGAAACCTGAACTGTTAATCCCTGCGGGTAACTTAGAAAAATTAAAAGTAGCTATCCATTACGGGGCAGATGCTGTATATTTAGGTGGACAAGAATTTGGTCTTCGTTCGAATGCAGGTAACTTTACACTGGAAGAAATGGCAGAAGGTGTGGAATTCGCAAAGAAATATGGAGCGAAAATATATGTAACAACAAATATCTTTGCGCATAATGAAAATATGGACGGGCTAGAGGAATATTTAAAAGGGATTGAAAAAGCTGGCGTAACGGGAATTATCGTTGCTGATCCGCTTATTATTGAGACTTGTAAACGTGTAGCACCTTCTGTTGAGGTGCATTTAAGTACACAACAATCACTATCCAACTGGAAAGCAGCACAGTATTGGAAAGAAGAAGGTTTACATCGTCTTGTATTAGCTCGTGAAGCAAGCTATGAAGAAATGAAAGAAATTAAAGAAAAAGTGGATATTGAGATTGAAGCATTCGTCCATGGTGCAATGTGTATCGCATATTCAGGAAGATGTACGTTAAGTAACCATATGACAGCGCGTGATTCTAACCGTGGTGGTTGTTGTCAATCTTGCCGCTGGGACTATGATTTAGTTCAAACAGTATCACAACATAAAGATGCAAAAGAGCTTCCTCTATTCCAAGAAGAAGATGCTCACTTCGCGATGAGTCCAAAAGACTTAAATTTAATTTTATCAATTCCGAAAATGATTGAAATTGGAATTGATAGCTTAAAAGTTGAAGGACGTATGAAATCAATCCATTACGTAGCGACTGTAGCGACAGTATACCGTAAAGTAATTGATGCATATTGTGCGGATCCTGATAACTTTGAGTTTAAGCAAGAATGGTTAGATGAGCTTGATAAATGTGCAAATCGTGATACAGCTCCTGCATTCTTTGAAGGGGTTCCAGGACATCAAGAGCAAATGTTTGGAAATCATAGTAAGAAAACAACGTATGATTTCGCTGGTTTAGTGTTAGATTATAATGAAGAAACGGGCATCGTAACGATTGAGCAACGTAATCATTTCAAACCAGGACATGAAGTGGAGTTCTTTGGACCAGAAATAGAAAACTTTACGCAGACGGTGGAGAAAATTTGGGATGAGGATGGAAACGAATTAGATGCAGCGAGACATCCGTTGCAGATCGTGAAATTCAAAGTGGATCAACCAGTGTATGTGAATAATATGATGCGCAAAAGCATACTTCAATAA